The Solanum pennellii chromosome 7, SPENNV200 DNA segment agtTTTTCAAACATAACCAACCAAACCATACTATTGATACCCCTACAAAACACACCCTAATTGTAAATTTTTCaattagataaaatatttattaggtCAAAATTTCTTATccaaaataataacttttatttatcaTACAAAATCACCATATTCATCTTTGTTATTACAGGTGAAGTGCATTTTTTGCACTGCTTCTCATTTcctcttctctctttttcttcttcttaactcaTGCTTTTCCTTCTCCTTATGCTTGTTAGgtgcttttatttattataatttcttaaaaatttgattttaaattttaaatatattaaaagatttgATATATTAAGGGAAGCTcatatctaaaatttaaaactatcagttagttgaaattgaaaaacTCCATGAAGCTCAATTTTATTCTAACACAAACATAAATCATTTCGAGTGAATAATATGTAAAGATTTGAAGCATCGATAGGAGAAGCTCATTTTAAAATTTGGGactttttaattctttataatataattaaaagaaatttgagttcattaagatggaaaaaaaaagaacatttatatacactatatataattataataatttatacactctctctctctctatatatatataaaaacattataCACTCAATTAAATAAACGACCCTTACTGTCTTTCCATTCATACGGCCTAATTTTGCAGTATTTTGTAGACGACATTTCTTATTATGGGGTATTATTTTCGCAAAAGAAAAATGGGAAGCCCCTTAATATAAAGATAGtttataatatatcaaaaaaaaatacacaaaatttcTCACGAACTTGAcagcaaaatttattttagtactTTAATTATATGAACATTTAAATACCCCCTCTGAACTAATTAAATACCACCCTAAGAGCTGACGTACCAAAGTGAGTGTACTCACTCTCCTCAAAGCGcgtgaaataataaaaaaataaaaattaaaaggtaAAATCATACACATGACCTTTTTTTATTGACCAATATCtaactaataatttttaattttttttacaagttaaagttaaaagaatgtgaaatttcttgtttagaagtaaatgaaatttgtgggttcaattatttttaaaaaatatttaattttttggttctctctttattttgttgtcttCCCCAAATGTTTTCTTTCCCATTGAAGCACTCCTTATACCTttcttctttcatattaaaatttttccttCATCTTCATGCTCGCCTCACCCATCCTTCATTAATCACAAAAATTCAACACTCAATTCATATTATTGAATGCAAACTCTCTTGAATTTTAAGTAACACATTTTGAATTCTATTAGTTGTGATGCAAAAAAATATAGGTCTATCAACTTTTTTacacaattttcatttttcatgtaagttgttaagaaaaaaataattttcaaaaaatattattctctaATGGGAAAATTTGTGGGAGAGAGACGGTTCGAAGAGAAAAAGTAAGTATCGAATGAATGTTGAAGAAGATAACAACCATTGAAGAGTGAAAATTcgggaaaaaaaagaagctatgaaggttgaaaatgatgaaaatcaagaaaaaagaaagagggggggggggggttagaaGAGAAGGGGTTGGTAACATGtgacaattttgattttggaatatatttttaattaattaattagtgtaatgagtttaagaaaacaaaaaagttgaataagcaaaaaattcaaaattaatggcGTGGTCAATGGCGTCGCTAAAATTTTTATTGAGGGTGTCCAAAAATTgcatcaattaataaaaatgacgAATGGatgtattgaatttttttaaaatcaaattacgtaaattagtaattaaatttcttaatgaaCAAAtgtacataaaaatttaaagttaaactaCATAATATTTAGTTTTAATGTGTATTTTAGTTTAATATGATGCGATAGGacggaaaaaaaagagaaaattcaaCTTAGATAGACATCATTTTTACGCTTCAAGCAACGAGGATAGtaacaacaaaacatatataaaataaagattataatcaaagaacttttttttaaaaaaaattctatacgGAGACTTTTTGCGTTTTgttgttttatataatatttcaagGTCGTTTACTaacttaaattaattcaaaaactaagttaatttaaattctaattaaaaaaaagtcaaagtcaaattaattaaaattcttgcggctaaattttaatttgttttcttaATTTGTATGTAACTAAggattattttatcaaataatattaaatttgtattatttctaaaaatatatttattaactattatttagaattagaaaataactaaaataactcttttttaaatataaaaaatagcaTAAAGGAGAAAAAGTTGTTGGTGAGATTCGAACTTgcgatatttttttttcttaaattttatctaattaaggattattttatcaaataatattaattttgtattacaCGCTATCTCGTCAGCCCAGGAACCACTGGGCTACAGATACTTTATGTGTTCAGGGTGTCCAAAAAGTATTAAATAGTTATTTATAgtatcattttacttgtatatacgATATACTTTTCCGATGAAGGGTCTCCGATTGGACACCCTGACACCACTGCAGCTTCGCCCCTGGGCGTGGTGCTTACATGATTGTGACTTGGTGCTTAAATGGCTATAATGTGACAAATGGTAGTGGTATTCTACTCTGAGGGTTGCATTTAATACAGTTCAAAGATGTTAAGGGAGTATTTAAACGCCCGTTTAGTTAAAGTACTAAAGCAAATTTTGTTGTCAAGTTCGGagaaatatgatgtattttttctaatatacccttcaaaagttgagaattttttGGCTAAAAATATCCGTAAACTATACTCTAAACTTagtctttattaaaaaaaaaattcatcttatAAAATCTATAACTTAATCGAAAGAGCTTTTGTTATTAGTTAGTGTGTGTTTACAATCTAGAAATAAATCATTCACTAATTCTAGTTCCAACCTCATATTCATATGATTAGATTATTGTCCTGTTCAGTTTTAGTTCATTCAAATCCAATCTAATTTGCTTATTTGGCTTATCTAGGTCGAacctcaaaatttatttattttgaaaccaaaaaaatatgatattatgtgcctaaatttttcaaaacaaagaaattagAGGGATAGAGATGGAAAAAGATGTTGGAGATGCAATAGAAGACACTTTCATTGGATTCTCAACTTTGTCTTTCAACTGTTTGTACTTAAATCCAATTGAAGGACCATCAACCAACGCATCACATTTTgattaaaatctttttgtttttctgtcATCATTTTTTGAGGAAAATACAtccacaatatttttaaaaaataacatttcttggagtacaattttttttatggaggCATGAACCACATCAATTATCATCATTTTGAATTTGCTTATTATGATCCTTTGATACtctatttaatttgattaataatgaGATTGACTTCTTctaatttgattaataatgaGATTGACCTCTTCTAATTCTTCTTGATTGTCATTGTTATTATTAgtctaaataaaaactattcACACAAAACcacttgatcatattttttttggcttgtgaattttaaaattataagttgGAGGATCCAAATAGTCAAACAATCGAGCTACTAAAATTTTCTCCGACAAATGAAGAAGAACCAAGGATTACCCCAATCTTTGTTGAAATGTAATAAAAATTGTTCAATGAACTCAACTGAATAAGCAATTCATGATACTAAAAATTACAATGGAGAACAAAATtgtctgcaaaaaaaaaaaaatcaaatctgcTACCAAAAACCAGTAGCAGCGAGATGCCAAATTTTTCTATACAAAACACTAAAATGTTAATCGAAATTAATGGTAACGAAGATCAGAAAAATCTAAGATTGCACTGGACCTGGCGACACCGTTACGGGGCTGGGAGGGCTCAATGTTGGCGGCGGAGTTAATGAGACAGCTGGCGGCGGAAGCGGCGGCGGAGTGGAGACCACGGTGTCTGGAGGCGGCGGCGGTGTTAAATTAGGTGTTTCAGGGGTTGGATTATCTGGtgagggtggtggtggtggttggGGTAAGTTAGGATTTGGAGTATTTGGCTGTGAAGGAGTTGAAATTGGGTTATTGGAGGTGGTAGGGGGTGGGTAAACAATGGGGCTTTGGTACTGATTTTGGTCACAAGAATCACCAGAACATTTGTTTTCCCCTTTCTGATTGTGATGCCTAAGTAACCCAAATCCCAATATAAGACCAGTCACAACTAGAACAGTGACAATGAAGATGAAGATCTTGGTTGCTTTACCCACAtaacacatttttttctttcttcttttcactTTTCTGGGTTTGGTTCAGAAATTTGGCTAAAGAAAATGATAAGTAGTTGTTGTTGTAGATATGAGCTAGGCTGTTATTAGTAGTAGTGTAACTTTTAGTTCTGCTTTTTCAATCTGTTGGCAGGTGAAACATAGAGGGTCTGTTCCTTTGGCTTTTTTCACTTTTTGTATGTTGTTTATACTACTATATAGTATATACCTTCTTTCTTGTCATGGGTTTTTTGGGAGTTGGGACCATTTTGAGTGAGCTGTGAGCACTTGGGATGCAACAATGGGTAGGAATGGAGGATAAGACGAGATTTTGAACTCGGGGTGGATGCATTATTGATAttcaaattcaatatttttaaagtgaAATGTTGATTTATCATACTTTAGTTCCCTATGTGTGTGCACCTAACAATGCATTTTCTTGAAGGATCTAGCAC contains these protein-coding regions:
- the LOC107025246 gene encoding proline-rich receptor-like protein kinase PERK2; this translates as MCYVGKATKIFIFIVTVLVVTGLILGFGLLRHHNQKGENKCSGDSCDQNQYQSPIVYPPPTTSNNPISTPSQPNTPNPNLPQPPPPPSPDNPTPETPNLTPPPPPDTVVSTPPPLPPPAVSLTPPPTLSPPSPVTVSPGPVQS